The genome window TATAAGAGACAGATGGTGCAGTTCGGCAGGATAACGGTTGAGGGAATCCCTCTCTCAAAGAGGTACATAAGGCCCCTAGTGGAAAGCGGAATCTTGGAGGGATGGGACGATCCTAGGATACCGACCCTTAGAGGGCTATTCAGGAGGGGCATCCTCCCAGAGGCGATAGTGAGGTTATTCCACGAGCTCGGACCAAGTAAGGTGGATGCCACGATCAACATGGACATGTTAGCGGCCATTAACAGGAAGATACTCGATCCCAAGGTACCCCGCTATATGTTCGTCCCGGATCCAGTCAGGGCGGTCATAGACGGGATGGATACCCCTGTAGAGGCGAGGGTGCAGATCCATCCCGATTCAGACGAGTACAGAACCATAATCCTAGAGGAACCCTTAGTTTACATACCAAAGGGCGATGTGGAGGGTTTGAAGGCCGGAGACGAATTCAGGTTGAGGGGTCTAGCTACAGTGAGGGTGAGGAGCGTGAACCCCGACGAGGTATCCCTGATCCTCAGCCAGGAGCAGAAGATCAAGGGAGTCAAGATTATGCAGTGGGCGCCGCTCAAAGGGGGTGTTCCAGCAAAGGTATTCGTCCCCCTGTCCCCCTACTCGTACGAGATGCTGGGAGGCTACGGGGAACCCGCATTGGCCGAGATGAGGGAGGGCGAGATGGCCCAGATGTTGAGGATAGGGTTCGTCAGACTGGATAAGCAGAAGCCCCTGACCTTCATCCTCTCACACAGGTAATCATCCTCATCATTTTTCCTCGAGCGGAGGTATTAGGGGCTCGATATCCCCTTCATACAGCACTATTAATTGACGGGAGTTCCATTTAAAAGGGGGCAAGCTTGATTATGCTTGAAGGGATGAATGGATGAGATGGAAACTAGCGGCCCTCCTGGTAGTCCTATCGATTAGCCTTGTCGCCGCTTCTCCTCACGATCTGACACCAACCGAGGTATCAAAGATTAAGGTGTACGATTCCAAGCCTTTATACAGGATCCCCCAGCCTGTTATATATGGAGATAGGCTGTACACTATAGGAGGTCAGGGAGACACCTTAATTGCCATGGATCTGAACGGAGAAAAGCTCTGGAGTATCAGGATAGGCGCCAGAGTGTCTACCCCCCCACTAGTAATCCCTGACGCCTTCTATGGCTATGCGAAGAAGGAGTCATGGGTCATAGTGACAACGGACTCATTCGAGCTGAGGGCTTATAACTCGGTTGCTGGTGAATTGAGGATAGAGAGGCTCAGGTTACCCTCAGCCCCCTCCGGATCCCCCATGGCTTACCTGAATGATGGTAGGACAATAGTGGTCCCCCTCACTAGCTCCCTCCAAGCTGTGGACTTGAGATCCAAGTCGACTGGCTGGTCCATGGATTTGGGATTCAGGATAAGGCATGTGCACTACGTGAATGGTGGTGCCATAATTTATGGAGATGCTCGGATCGCATACGTCGATTTAAATTCCCACAAGCTGGTCTGGGATTTGGAGCTGGGAGAGAGGATACTCGTTGCCGGTGATGACCCCTCCTTCATCGGGGTGATGCTTCAGAACGGTACTATGATATCCATAAGCACCTCAACAGGCGAACCAGTGGCTAGGAGGGACATGACCGAAATCCTAGGGTATGAATTCCCCTACGGGATGTTCCCGGTAGTAGACGGAATAGGTGCGCTGACAAGCTCGAAAGAAACCATACTCTTCGTCAATCTATCGGATCTCAGCGTATCTAGGCCTATAAAGACGTGGATACCCCCAGCCTCCCAGCCAGTCGCGGCGGGGAAAGCTCTTCTCTACTTCTCAAAGTCCGGTGAGGTCAGAATCTACCACTACACTCAAAGATTCCTGCTTTCAGAGTTTAAGGTATCTAACCCACCTTTCAGCTTGGTTACGATCTCTGAGATAGGTAATCACACAACTTCCGTCTCATACATAGACGGAAACGGCGATCTCCACCTCCTCAGACTGCCCGATCACTGGATAAAGGTCCAGAAGACTGAGCCCAAGGATGGAGGTTACTTGGTCGAGGGATTCGTCTGCAGCACCGCGCTGAGTGGCGAGAGGAGCAAGATCGTGCTGTACGTTATGTCCCAGCAGGGAGAGGTGATCGGTGAGAAGACAATCGGTTTCCTAACTCCCGGTCGCTGTGGCGCCAGGTTTTCCACTATGTTAAAGGATAAGGGAGCTCTGGGATTGGTAGTAGGAGAGGAGACACTTCCCCCCAACGCCCCTATAGGTCTAACTAGGGAGGAATGGATCTCCCTTAAGGGTGGCGCGCCGGTCACCACCACAACCGCGCCCACGACCACGACTACTACAAAACCAGCCGCTCAGCTCAAGCTGGAAGTTCAGGCACCATCCCAGCTGGTTGTGGGGGACGGTTTCAAACTAAACGTTTCCGGAATCAACTCGTGGGGCGTAGAAGAACTCACCTTCGTCATCAAGGGACCCACGATTCAGGGTGAGGAGGTCACAGAAAAGTTGGGCCCCGGATCTGAGTTCTCAGTGTCTATAGAGGGTCGGGCCCTCAACCCGGGAACGGGTGCAACTCTCTACATAAAACATGGTGATGAGGTGCTCTATGAGAAGGAAATACCCGTGAGGGTAGAGCAGGGCAAGGTAATAGAGGAAGTGAGGGCCTCAGAGGAGGCGAAGGTCAACAGCTCCATTATAGTGACGGTGAAGCTCGTCAACAGGTTTAGGGATAACGCTCAATTCATCTTAGTCACATCTCTGGATGGCTCCCCTGTTGAGAGGAAGGTCGGCCCCTTGAGGGCGGGGGGAAGTGCTGAGGTACACGTCAAAGTCATTCCCAGAAAGACGGGCGATCTTCAACTAAGAGTTCAAGCTCTGGCTGGAGGCAAGATCGTCGATGAGAGGACCTCCACGATCACGGTGACCGTCACAACACCGTCCACACCACCAATCGTTACAACCCAGCAGCCCGCTCTTCCCATACCACTGGAGTACCTGGTAGGCGGGATAATAGGAGCAGTACTCATTTTGATTGCAATCGCGCTCTTACTAGGATCTAGAAAGCCCAGAGAGGTGAAAATGGAGGAGATGAAGCCAATTACTGCGCCCACAATAGAGGAGGCGGCTGTGGAGGAGATCTCGGAGGTCAAATCACCATCTACTATTCCACCAGAGATCGAACAGGAGGAGATGGGGATTGAGGTACCGAAGGTTCGCAGGATAGAAATGGAAGAGGCTCCTAAGCTGGAGGCGGAGGAAGAAGGAAAGCTAACTCCTCCAGAGATGGAGGAGGAGATCCCGACCATAAAGCCGGAAATCATGGAGGAAAGAGTGGTTCCCGAGGAGGTAAGGGAATCTCTAGAGAGGGAGCTGGAGTCCGTGAAGAAGAGGTTGGATGATGTGAGGAGATCCGTATCCAAGCTGGAGGAGATCGTAGGATTCGAGCTCTCACCCTACAGGCTAGTGGATGCGGAGACCATGCTGGTCTCGGCAGAGCTGAAACTGAAGGAAGGGGATGTGAGTGAAGCGGAGAGGATAATTAACTCAGTGAAGGAATCGCTTGATGTGCTGGAGGCGGAGGTCTCCGAGGCGGAGAAGGTGTTCCTCGAGAACTGGAGTGCCGTGGAGAACAGAATAGACATAATGCTCAGGGTCTGGGGTAAGGCTCCCGCTAACATGCTGACCATGGTCCCGGCTGGCTTCAGGATACACGCATTGGAAAGGTTCAGAAAGCTGCATCCGGATAGAAAATTGGAACTGAGAGGAGACGAGCTCATTTCACTGGAGGAGTGAACTCCCTACCCATTCTCTTTCCAACCACCTTTTCCTGTATCTCATGGTAGAGCTCATCGATCAGCTCTTGATAATCGGTTCTCCCCTCCTCGACTGCCGTCATCTTCTCCTCCAGAACCCTTGTCCTCTCCTCGCTGATCAGATCCAGGTACTCAGATGTAAGGAAGTCATACACTTGGATGCCCAATTTCGTAGGAATAAGTTTGTTGTTCTTCTCGAGGACGTATTTCCTCTGCAGCAGCTTGTCTATAATGGTAGCATAGGTGGAGGGCCTTCCGATACCTTTCTCCTTCATGAGAGCAACGACATCTCCTTGCGTGTACAGGGGTACGGAGGGGACTTGGAGGTGCTTTATCTCGACTCTGACCGTCCCCACCGAAAGAGGGGCTTCCTTCCTATAGAGAAATGGATATATGAGAGCCCAACCCCCTCTGACATCTACAACCCTCTCATCGGTCACCTCATCGCCATTCAAGACCAGCTTGTACCTCTGCTTCACGATGATGCTCTCCTTGGTTTGCGAGGCCATGAATCTCCTAAATATCAGGTCGTACAGCTTCACATGGTCCTTTGAGAACCCCTCTGGAGCCACTATCAGTCCCTCCCTGACGTAGTCGAGCAACTCCTTGGCTGACAGGGGCTTGGTAGGCCTTATGCACTCGTGAGCCCCTCCTTCACCCCATCTCCTCGGAACGAAATCGTCACCGAGGACCTCCGCTGCTACTCTCAGACCGGCGTCGCTCACCCTCACGCTATCCGTCCTGTGGTATGTGATTAGACCGGCTTCGAAGAGGGACTGGGCAATCTCCATCACTCTCTTGGCGCCCAGCTTCAGCACCCTACTGGCCTCCTTTATCATCTCGTCTGTGGTAAAAGGAGGAGGTGGCTTAACTTCGCCTTCCTCCAATTTTATCGACGAGATTTGGGCTTCAACGATTCCGGGAGATCCTATTCTACCCTCCACCTTGATGAAGATGCCTTCTCCACTGATTACGGTGAGGTCTTTCTTCTTCTTGTGTCCCTCGTACCTATCGATTATCCAACCTAGCGTGGGGGTCTGGGCCCTCCCGGCAGACAAGTTCCTCCTGTTGAACTTCCTCTGTACCTCGTAACTCAGCTCGAATCCTATCCACCTATCCTCTATCCTCCTTACCACCTGAGCCTTCACTCTCGACTCGTTGGTCTCTGAAAGCTCCCTCAGAGCCTCCAAGATCGCCCTTTTGGTGACCTCATGGAATTCGGCCCTGTATATCTCCTCAGCCGCATCTTTGATCAGCTGATAAATGTCCCAAGCTATCTTCTCCCCCTCCGTGTCAGGATCCGTCCCTATTATGACCCGGGATGCTTCGAATCCGAGTCTCCTCATGGAGACTATGTTGTTCC of Thermoproteota archaeon contains these proteins:
- a CDS encoding glutamate--tRNA ligase family protein; the encoded protein is YKRQMVQFGRITVEGIPLSKRYIRPLVESGILEGWDDPRIPTLRGLFRRGILPEAIVRLFHELGPSKVDATINMDMLAAINRKILDPKVPRYMFVPDPVRAVIDGMDTPVEARVQIHPDSDEYRTIILEEPLVYIPKGDVEGLKAGDEFRLRGLATVRVRSVNPDEVSLILSQEQKIKGVKIMQWAPLKGGVPAKVFVPLSPYSYEMLGGYGEPALAEMREGEMAQMLRIGFVRLDKQKPLTFILSHR